A stretch of the Kushneria konosiri genome encodes the following:
- the astD gene encoding succinylglutamate-semialdehyde dehydrogenase, with protein sequence MEITQQLLVDGQWTPGEGEAFDKHDPVSGERLWQGRGASAGQVARAIEAARQAFPDWARQPLEARITLLEAFRERLEHHRSALADTIARETGKPRWEAGTEVQAMIGKIAISIAAWHERTPTRVRENAGVRAVVRHRPHGVMAVFGPYNFPGHLPNGHIVPALLAGNTVVFKPSELTPATADLVLSCWQEAGLPPGVINLVQGGVETGQALAGHDGIDGLLFTGSEGTGRRLHEGMGGRLDTLLALELGGNNPLLVHDVPEDLEATVLTIIQSAYLSGGQRCTCARRLLVPVGAEGNRLIEALRSSLATLVVGPQFDGLDGHGEQEPFYSGLVSPNAAHRMLDAQQQLEAMGARVLSRMAPVKEGTSLLSPGLIDVTGIDVPDEEYFGPLLKVYRYQGWEEAIEEANNTRFGLAAGLVGGTAAIWEDFVLRIRAGVVNWNRQTTGAASDAPFGGVGASGNHRPSAWYAADYCAWPVASMESDTLVLPDQLPPGITLARVDGEQAT encoded by the coding sequence ATCGAGATCACGCAGCAGCTGTTGGTGGACGGTCAATGGACCCCGGGCGAGGGCGAGGCGTTTGACAAGCATGACCCGGTCAGCGGTGAGCGACTCTGGCAGGGGCGAGGTGCCAGCGCGGGGCAGGTGGCGCGCGCCATCGAGGCTGCGCGCCAGGCCTTTCCCGACTGGGCACGCCAGCCGCTTGAGGCGCGCATCACATTGCTGGAAGCCTTTCGCGAGCGTCTGGAGCATCACCGCAGCGCCCTGGCCGATACCATCGCCCGGGAGACCGGCAAGCCACGGTGGGAGGCCGGTACCGAAGTTCAGGCCATGATTGGCAAGATCGCGATCTCCATTGCTGCCTGGCATGAACGCACGCCCACGCGCGTACGTGAAAACGCGGGAGTACGCGCTGTAGTGCGCCATCGCCCCCACGGCGTCATGGCCGTATTTGGCCCCTACAACTTCCCCGGTCACCTGCCCAACGGCCATATCGTGCCGGCACTTCTGGCCGGCAATACGGTGGTCTTCAAACCGAGCGAGCTGACGCCGGCCACCGCTGATCTGGTGCTCTCCTGCTGGCAGGAGGCGGGACTGCCGCCCGGTGTGATCAATCTGGTGCAGGGCGGTGTCGAGACCGGTCAGGCGCTGGCCGGTCACGACGGTATCGACGGGCTGCTCTTTACCGGCAGTGAGGGAACCGGCAGACGTCTGCATGAAGGCATGGGAGGGCGGCTCGATACCCTGCTGGCGCTGGAGCTGGGCGGTAACAATCCGCTGCTGGTGCATGACGTGCCGGAGGACCTCGAGGCGACGGTATTGACCATCATTCAGTCGGCCTATCTCTCGGGTGGCCAGCGCTGTACCTGCGCGCGACGCCTGCTGGTGCCGGTCGGGGCCGAGGGTAACCGTTTGATCGAGGCCCTTCGCTCGAGCCTGGCCACTCTGGTGGTAGGGCCGCAGTTTGACGGGCTGGACGGTCACGGCGAGCAGGAGCCGTTTTATAGCGGTCTGGTATCGCCCAATGCCGCGCACCGAATGCTCGATGCCCAGCAGCAGCTCGAGGCGATGGGGGCACGAGTGCTATCACGCATGGCGCCGGTGAAAGAGGGTACCAGTCTGCTGTCTCCGGGGCTGATCGATGTGACCGGTATTGACGTGCCGGACGAGGAATATTTCGGACCGCTTTTGAAGGTATACCGTTATCAAGGCTGGGAGGAGGCCATCGAAGAGGCCAACAACACGCGCTTTGGCCTGGCTGCCGGACTCGTGGGCGGTACCGCAGCGATCTGGGAAGACTTCGTGCTTCGCATTCGGGCCGGAGTGGTCAACTGGAACCGCCAGACCACCGGGGCGGCCAGTGATGCGCCCTTTGGCGGTGTGGGCGCCAGCGGCAATCATCGCCCCAGCGCCTGGTATGCGGCGGATTACTGCGCCTGGCCGGTCGCGTCCATGGAAAGCGATACGCTGGTGCTGCCGGATCAATTGCCACCCGGAATCACCCTGGCCCGTGTCGACGGCGAACAGGCAACATGA
- the astB gene encoding N-succinylarginine dihydrolase: MDKTLEINFDGLVGPTHNYAGLAQGNLASKRHAGLISNPREAALQGLEKMKASADAGFPQAVLPPQQRPDMGLLHRLGYRGAPEDVLPRVGSEAPELLYAACSAAAMWTANAATITPSRDTLDSRVHITPANMQSALHRSIEASQTARTLQAIFRDERHFAHHSALPSTPWFSDEGAANHTRLCAHHGGPGVHLFVHGDPAPDTLAAPKHHRPRQTLRACRALARQHGLSDQQTVFAQQHPEAIDAGVFHNDVICVGNGPVLLYHERAFFDERAVLEALRDRLAARAEGQPLIPVRVPEEAVTLEAAVASYLFNSQLLSREDGSMTLVVPGECESDESVWMTIQNLLLGGNNPISEVVVRDVKQSMRNGGGPACLRLRVVLNEAERQAMSGQVMLDDALYQDLTAWVERHYRDRLTLEDLADPQLAHESLAALDELTTLLKLGSIYPFQLEPGTG; this comes from the coding sequence ATGGACAAGACGCTTGAGATCAACTTTGATGGTCTGGTCGGACCGACGCACAACTATGCAGGACTGGCACAGGGTAATCTGGCCTCGAAACGCCATGCCGGGCTGATCTCCAATCCACGTGAGGCGGCACTGCAGGGGCTTGAAAAGATGAAGGCCTCCGCCGATGCCGGCTTTCCTCAGGCCGTGCTGCCACCGCAGCAGCGTCCTGATATGGGATTGCTGCATCGTCTTGGCTATCGCGGCGCGCCAGAAGATGTGCTCCCCCGGGTAGGAAGCGAGGCGCCCGAGCTTTTATATGCCGCCTGCTCGGCGGCCGCCATGTGGACGGCCAACGCCGCCACCATCACGCCTTCGCGCGACACGCTGGATTCACGCGTACACATCACGCCCGCCAACATGCAGTCGGCGCTGCATCGCTCGATCGAGGCGTCGCAGACCGCGCGAACCCTTCAGGCGATCTTTCGTGACGAGCGACACTTTGCCCATCACTCCGCGCTGCCGTCCACCCCCTGGTTTTCCGACGAGGGTGCGGCCAACCATACGAGGCTGTGTGCCCATCATGGCGGGCCCGGGGTGCATCTGTTCGTGCATGGTGATCCGGCGCCGGATACCCTGGCAGCCCCGAAACATCATCGTCCGCGTCAGACCCTCAGAGCCTGCCGGGCACTGGCGCGCCAGCATGGCCTGAGCGATCAGCAGACCGTCTTCGCGCAGCAACATCCCGAGGCCATCGATGCCGGCGTTTTTCACAATGATGTGATCTGTGTCGGCAACGGGCCGGTACTGCTCTATCACGAACGTGCCTTTTTCGATGAGCGAGCGGTGCTGGAGGCACTGCGGGACCGTCTGGCCGCGCGCGCCGAGGGCCAGCCCCTGATTCCGGTTCGGGTGCCTGAAGAGGCCGTCACGCTCGAGGCGGCAGTGGCGAGCTATCTGTTCAACTCCCAGCTTCTGAGTCGGGAGGACGGCAGCATGACCCTGGTCGTACCCGGGGAGTGTGAAAGCGATGAATCGGTCTGGATGACGATCCAGAACCTGCTGCTCGGCGGTAATAACCCGATCAGCGAGGTCGTGGTACGCGACGTCAAACAGAGCATGCGCAACGGCGGTGGCCCGGCCTGTCTGCGCCTGCGCGTGGTGCTCAATGAGGCCGAGCGTCAGGCCATGAGCGGGCAGGTCATGCTCGACGATGCCCTTTATCAGGACCTCACGGCCTGGGTTGAGCGTCATTATCGGGATCGTCTGACACTCGAGGATCTCGCCGACCCGCAACTGGCGCATGAGTCGCTGGCGGCGCTGGATGAATTGACCACTCTACTGAAACTGGGATCGATCTATCCCTTCCAGCTGGAGCCCGGGACAGGATGA
- a CDS encoding NAD(P)-dependent alcohol dehydrogenase encodes MKARALVLERQNELALREIELPDEVGPDEVRISMHTVGICGSDIHYYTHGRIGPFVVEAPMVLGHEGAGTVTEVGANVTTLSPGDRVCMEPGIPDPTSRASKLGMYNVDPAVRFWATPPVHGCLTPEVIHPAAFTFKLPDSVSFAEGAMVEPFAVGMQAVVKAKLQPGDTCVVTGCGPIGLMVALAALASGASRVVISDVVDDKLDIAAGYEGLIPVNVARESLTERVAELAGEGWGADVVFEASGSARVYDDALACVRPGGAMVLVGMPVEKVSLDVVLAQTKEVRIETVFRYANVYDRAIELIASGKVDLKPLIVETFDFEQSVAAFDRAVEARPTDVKLQIRVADDRH; translated from the coding sequence ATGAAGGCAAGGGCACTGGTACTTGAGCGTCAAAACGAGCTGGCCCTGCGTGAGATCGAACTGCCCGATGAGGTCGGCCCGGACGAGGTGCGCATCAGCATGCACACCGTGGGCATCTGCGGCAGCGATATTCACTATTACACCCACGGGCGCATTGGTCCCTTTGTGGTTGAAGCGCCCATGGTGCTGGGTCACGAGGGTGCCGGGACCGTCACCGAAGTTGGCGCCAATGTGACCACGCTCTCCCCTGGTGACCGGGTCTGCATGGAGCCTGGCATTCCCGATCCGACATCACGCGCCTCGAAGCTTGGGATGTACAACGTCGATCCGGCCGTGCGCTTCTGGGCCACGCCACCGGTACATGGCTGTCTCACGCCCGAGGTCATCCATCCGGCGGCCTTTACCTTCAAGCTGCCGGACAGTGTCTCCTTTGCCGAAGGCGCCATGGTCGAGCCGTTTGCAGTGGGCATGCAGGCGGTGGTCAAGGCGAAGCTTCAGCCAGGAGATACCTGCGTGGTGACCGGCTGTGGTCCGATCGGACTGATGGTGGCGCTGGCAGCGCTCGCATCGGGCGCCAGCCGGGTGGTGATTTCTGATGTGGTCGACGACAAGCTCGATATCGCGGCTGGCTATGAGGGGCTGATTCCTGTCAACGTCGCGCGCGAGTCGCTGACCGAGCGCGTGGCTGAACTTGCCGGTGAGGGCTGGGGCGCCGATGTGGTGTTCGAGGCCAGCGGCAGTGCGCGGGTGTATGACGATGCGCTGGCCTGCGTGCGCCCGGGTGGCGCCATGGTGCTGGTCGGCATGCCGGTCGAGAAGGTCAGTCTCGATGTGGTGCTCGCCCAGACGAAGGAAGTCCGCATCGAGACCGTGTTTCGCTATGCCAACGTCTACGACCGTGCCATCGAGCTGATCGCCTCCGGCAAGGTGGATCTCAAGCCGTTGATCGTTGAAACCTTTGACTTCGAACAGAGCGTGGCGGCCTTTGATCGCGCCGTTGAGGCACGCCCTACCGACGTCAAACTGCAGATCAGGGTCGCCGACGACCGACACTGA
- a CDS encoding carbohydrate kinase family protein: protein MFLVCGEALFDFFSDEGQIAPDASSLSFTAVAGGSPMNVAIGLSRLERQSAFFTGLAGDALGERLRAVLASESVNTDFMTEIPGSATTLAMVTLDENGSPRYVFYNQCGADRMLEPSHLPASLETVHAIHVGSYALAVSPTSETLETLVARERDRCLISLDPNIRLKVEPDVARWRERIDTFAGHAHLIKISDEDLDALYPDRAPEEVIRGWLSDRCPMVIMTRGEEGVTLFTKDGSESFSPEAIRVTDTVGAGDSFMAALLAWLDEQKLATPEGPGQLTQDQRRDMVEFAMRAAAHTCQQRGPDLPRRHDIVT, encoded by the coding sequence ATGTTTCTGGTCTGCGGTGAGGCCCTTTTTGATTTCTTTTCCGATGAGGGGCAGATTGCTCCGGACGCTTCATCGCTGTCGTTTACGGCGGTGGCCGGCGGCTCGCCCATGAATGTGGCCATCGGACTTTCGCGCCTTGAGCGGCAATCGGCATTTTTTACCGGGCTGGCCGGTGATGCGCTGGGTGAGCGCCTGCGCGCGGTACTCGCCAGCGAGTCGGTCAATACCGACTTCATGACCGAGATTCCCGGCAGTGCCACGACGCTTGCCATGGTCACGCTCGATGAAAACGGATCGCCGCGCTACGTCTTCTATAACCAGTGTGGCGCCGATCGCATGCTGGAACCGTCACATCTGCCGGCCAGCCTCGAAACCGTGCATGCCATCCACGTCGGCTCCTATGCGCTGGCCGTGTCACCGACCAGTGAAACGCTGGAGACGCTGGTCGCGCGTGAGCGGGATCGCTGCCTGATCTCGCTGGACCCCAATATTCGTCTAAAGGTCGAGCCTGATGTGGCGCGCTGGCGTGAGCGTATCGATACCTTTGCCGGTCATGCGCACCTGATCAAGATCAGCGATGAGGACCTTGATGCGCTCTATCCCGACAGGGCACCGGAAGAGGTTATCCGCGGCTGGCTGAGTGATCGCTGCCCGATGGTGATCATGACCCGTGGGGAAGAGGGCGTGACGCTTTTCACGAAGGATGGCAGCGAGTCGTTCTCTCCCGAAGCGATCCGGGTCACGGACACCGTGGGCGCCGGTGACAGTTTCATGGCGGCCCTTCTGGCATGGCTTGATGAGCAGAAGCTGGCCACGCCCGAAGGCCCCGGCCAGCTGACGCAGGATCAGCGTCGTGACATGGTCGAGTTTGCCATGCGGGCAGCCGCGCATACCTGCCAGCAGCGCGGTCCGGATCTGCCCCGTCGTCATGACATCGTGACGTAA
- the eat gene encoding ethanolamine permease produces the protein MTQDTKHDSGVRHDAVTDDYLQKRQLKKGAAGWVLLATLGVSYVISGDFAGWNLGIGVGGFGGMLVATILMAIMYTAMVLSLAELSSSLPTAGGGYSFARRAMGPWGGYITGTAILLEYAIAPAAIAIFIGGYVNSLIGLDGPLVYAAFYIVFVGLHLWGAGEALRIMMGVTALAVIAIIVFIVGMLPHFDSARLFDIAPGDAAGASAFLPNGYLGIWGAIPFAMWLFLAVEGVPLAAEESRHPGRDMPRGIIAAMAVLLVFAFCMLLLAPGGAGAQAMSTSAAPLVDALNAVYGLGSWAASFVNLVGLFGLIASFFSIIFGYSRQVFALSRAGYIPRILSITSRRGAPVPALVVPGIIGFLLSLTGQGDLMITMAVFGATISYAMMTLSHWLLRTREPDLERPYRTPGGRWTSGLALGLSIIAFISTFVVSLQAALWAGLFYALMLAWFGFYSRKRLVAQAPEEEFDAIASAEATLK, from the coding sequence ATGACACAGGATACGAAGCATGATAGCGGCGTTCGTCATGACGCCGTGACAGACGACTATCTGCAAAAGCGCCAGCTGAAAAAGGGGGCCGCCGGCTGGGTGCTGCTGGCAACGCTGGGGGTCTCCTATGTGATCTCCGGTGATTTTGCCGGCTGGAATCTGGGCATCGGCGTGGGCGGCTTTGGCGGCATGCTGGTCGCCACGATCCTGATGGCCATCATGTACACCGCCATGGTGCTGTCGCTGGCGGAGCTCTCCTCGTCGCTACCGACCGCCGGCGGCGGCTACAGCTTTGCCCGTCGGGCCATGGGGCCCTGGGGTGGCTATATCACCGGTACGGCCATCCTGCTGGAATACGCCATTGCCCCGGCGGCCATTGCCATCTTCATCGGCGGCTATGTCAACTCATTGATCGGGCTCGATGGGCCGCTGGTCTATGCCGCCTTCTATATCGTCTTTGTCGGGCTGCATCTTTGGGGGGCCGGTGAAGCGCTGCGGATCATGATGGGCGTAACAGCGCTGGCCGTGATTGCCATCATCGTGTTCATTGTCGGCATGCTGCCGCACTTTGACAGCGCGCGGCTTTTCGATATCGCTCCCGGCGATGCCGCAGGCGCCTCGGCTTTTCTGCCCAACGGCTATCTGGGCATCTGGGGGGCGATCCCCTTTGCCATGTGGCTGTTTCTGGCGGTCGAGGGTGTCCCGCTGGCTGCCGAGGAGTCGCGCCATCCCGGGCGTGACATGCCGCGCGGCATCATTGCCGCCATGGCCGTGCTGCTGGTCTTCGCCTTTTGCATGCTGCTGCTGGCCCCGGGTGGTGCCGGGGCTCAGGCCATGAGCACCTCGGCGGCGCCGCTGGTGGATGCGCTCAACGCCGTGTATGGGCTTGGCAGCTGGGCGGCAAGCTTTGTGAATCTGGTTGGCCTGTTCGGGCTGATTGCCTCGTTTTTCTCGATCATCTTTGGTTATTCACGCCAGGTGTTTGCCCTGTCACGGGCCGGCTATATTCCCCGGATACTGTCGATTACCAGTCGTCGCGGGGCACCGGTGCCGGCACTTGTGGTGCCCGGCATCATCGGTTTTTTGCTGTCGCTGACCGGGCAGGGCGATCTCATGATTACCATGGCGGTGTTCGGCGCCACCATCTCGTATGCCATGATGACGCTGTCGCACTGGCTGTTGCGCACCCGTGAACCTGACCTCGAACGGCCCTACCGGACGCCGGGTGGTCGATGGACCTCCGGGCTGGCGCTGGGGCTTTCCATCATTGCCTTTATCTCGACCTTCGTGGTTAGCCTGCAGGCCGCGCTCTGGGCGGGACTTTTCTACGCTCTAATGCTGGCCTGGTTTGGTTTTTACAGCCGCAAACGGCTGGTGGCGCAGGCCCCGGAGGAAGAGTTCGATGCCATTGCCAGCGCCGAGGCGACGCTGAAATGA
- a CDS encoding type 1 glutamine amidotransferase translates to MKVGLLQCDDLAAHVARVHGNYPALYSGLLQAVDPTLEFVTWRIHDGELPADLDAADAWLISGSKAGVYEDHAWIEPLLTLIRRLHLEDRPLVGICFGHQAMAQALGGRVGKSDRGWGVGVSFNTVVGHRSWMTPWQAGLDLIVSHQDQILALPKGAEVLAESPFCPYYLLQYGPHAMSVQGHPEFSKACSADLMAAKEGMMPDRRRREGMASLSAPVDDHVMAHWIVNFMREGLAPASRATSARDHLAQ, encoded by the coding sequence ATGAAAGTCGGTCTGCTGCAGTGTGATGATCTGGCCGCCCATGTGGCCCGAGTGCATGGCAATTATCCGGCCCTGTACTCGGGGCTTTTGCAGGCGGTAGACCCCACCCTCGAGTTTGTGACCTGGCGTATTCACGATGGCGAGCTGCCTGCTGATCTCGACGCGGCGGATGCCTGGCTGATCTCCGGTAGCAAGGCTGGCGTCTACGAGGATCATGCCTGGATAGAGCCGCTTTTGACGCTGATTCGCCGTCTTCACCTTGAAGATCGGCCACTCGTGGGGATCTGCTTTGGCCATCAGGCCATGGCGCAGGCGCTCGGCGGACGTGTGGGGAAAAGCGATCGTGGCTGGGGCGTGGGAGTGTCGTTCAATACCGTGGTGGGACACAGGTCATGGATGACGCCCTGGCAGGCGGGGCTGGACCTGATTGTCAGCCATCAGGACCAGATACTGGCCCTGCCGAAAGGCGCCGAAGTGCTGGCCGAAAGTCCATTTTGTCCCTATTACCTGCTTCAATACGGCCCTCATGCCATGAGCGTTCAGGGCCATCCCGAGTTTTCGAAGGCGTGCAGCGCTGATTTGATGGCCGCCAAGGAGGGGATGATGCCGGACAGACGCCGCCGTGAGGGCATGGCCTCGCTCAGTGCGCCGGTCGATGACCATGTCATGGCGCACTGGATCGTCAATTTCATGCGTGAGGGGCTCGCTCCTGCATCTCGGGCGACCAGTGCCAGGGATCACCTGGCGCAATAG
- a CDS encoding FAD:protein FMN transferase, which translates to MNTRALVTLPALVTTLLLAGCDRTPEIELAQGEAQGTTYHIKWWGEDVPAHGDIEADLTRVLTKIDEDISTYRDDSWISRFNASRTTNWQTAPAGVIHLLQIARRVHDQSQGCYDPTVAPLFALWGFQDEHFQVPSDKAIHEAMTHVGLEHLEIDESAGKVRKTIPELSIDLSSMGEGYSVDQIAAMLESHGIHDYLAELGGDMRIRGAKPDDEPWRVGIETPSPGERRAGNIVTVNDRSGLSINTSGTYRRYFDDSGHAYGHIIDPRSGAPATHDLVSTTVFGHEAAVSDAWATTMLCLGRKQGTEVADREGLPVYLIERHGDHDFSDSRTRALKETKRLTLK; encoded by the coding sequence ATGAACACACGTGCCCTTGTCACCCTACCCGCCCTTGTGACCACCCTGCTGCTGGCCGGCTGCGATCGCACACCGGAAATTGAACTGGCACAGGGAGAAGCGCAGGGGACGACCTACCACATCAAGTGGTGGGGAGAGGATGTCCCTGCCCACGGTGACATCGAAGCGGACCTGACCCGAGTGCTCACGAAGATCGATGAGGACATTTCGACCTATCGGGATGACTCCTGGATTTCACGTTTTAATGCCAGTCGCACTACCAACTGGCAGACCGCGCCTGCCGGAGTCATCCATCTGCTGCAGATCGCACGCAGGGTTCATGACCAGTCGCAGGGCTGCTACGACCCGACGGTCGCGCCGCTGTTTGCCCTGTGGGGCTTTCAGGATGAGCACTTTCAGGTGCCCTCCGACAAGGCCATCCATGAGGCGATGACCCATGTCGGCCTTGAACATCTCGAGATCGATGAAAGCGCCGGAAAGGTTCGCAAGACGATCCCTGAGCTTTCCATCGATCTCTCTTCGATGGGGGAGGGTTACAGCGTCGATCAAATCGCCGCGATGCTGGAATCCCACGGCATTCATGATTATCTGGCAGAGCTGGGCGGCGACATGCGCATTCGTGGCGCCAAGCCCGACGACGAGCCGTGGCGAGTCGGTATCGAAACGCCCAGTCCGGGCGAGCGTCGTGCCGGCAACATCGTCACCGTCAACGACCGCAGCGGGTTGTCCATTAACACATCAGGCACCTACCGCCGCTACTTCGACGACAGCGGCCATGCCTACGGCCACATTATTGACCCGCGAAGCGGCGCGCCCGCCACCCATGATCTGGTCTCGACCACCGTCTTTGGTCATGAGGCCGCCGTCAGTGACGCCTGGGCGACCACCATGCTCTGTCTGGGGCGTAAACAGGGTACGGAGGTGGCCGACCGGGAGGGATTACCGGTTTATCTCATCGAACGCCACGGCGACCACGACTTTAGCGACAGTCGCACCAGGGCCCTCAAGGAGACGAAGCGGCTGACGCTCAAATAA
- a CDS encoding alpha/beta hydrolase, whose product MPLDSQFERWLQEAAERAPDISAMSAAQRRAVADQANLKLQRPPLAYPVAEIRDLAIQGPAGPMTLRLYYPFVHGSSGPRPVTVFFHGGGFVTGSLATYDVICRALCRASKTIVAFVDYRLAPEHPFPAAPDDALAAVRYIGRHAGSFGGDAQRLALAGDSAGALLAALTALRVRDEGGPALCGQCLLYPMLDFRHDGLASLTRNAHGYGFTREARDWYIQQYLPDEASRTHPFNTLLERQDLADLPPALVMTAEFDPVCDEGVRYAELLAEQGVLTRHSHYYGMIHAFVRRLGQHLQADQAIDECGVWLRRILTSPAI is encoded by the coding sequence ATGCCACTGGATTCGCAGTTTGAACGCTGGCTACAGGAGGCGGCCGAACGGGCGCCGGATATCAGTGCCATGAGTGCTGCCCAGCGTCGTGCCGTCGCCGATCAGGCCAACCTGAAGCTTCAGCGTCCGCCGCTGGCCTATCCGGTGGCCGAAATCAGGGACCTTGCCATTCAGGGCCCTGCAGGCCCCATGACACTGCGACTTTATTACCCCTTTGTACACGGCTCGAGCGGGCCGCGACCGGTGACGGTGTTCTTTCACGGTGGCGGCTTCGTGACCGGCTCGCTTGCCACCTATGACGTGATCTGCCGCGCGCTGTGTCGCGCTTCAAAAACCATTGTGGCCTTTGTTGACTATCGCCTGGCGCCGGAACATCCATTTCCGGCGGCGCCGGACGATGCGCTGGCCGCCGTGCGTTATATCGGCCGCCATGCTGGAAGCTTCGGTGGAGATGCGCAGCGTCTGGCGCTGGCTGGTGACAGTGCCGGCGCACTGCTGGCAGCGCTGACCGCGCTGCGAGTACGCGATGAAGGCGGCCCGGCGCTTTGCGGGCAGTGTCTGCTTTATCCGATGCTGGACTTTCGACATGACGGGCTTGCGTCGCTCACGCGCAATGCCCATGGCTATGGTTTCACCCGTGAGGCTCGCGACTGGTATATCCAGCAGTATCTGCCTGATGAGGCATCGCGTACTCATCCCTTCAATACGCTGCTTGAGCGTCAGGATCTGGCGGATCTGCCGCCGGCGCTGGTCATGACCGCCGAGTTCGATCCGGTCTGTGATGAGGGCGTGCGCTATGCCGAACTGCTGGCCGAGCAGGGTGTACTGACGCGCCACAGTCACTATTACGGCATGATTCATGCCTTTGTTCGACGGCTCGGTCAGCACCTTCAGGCCGATCAGGCCATTGATGAATGTGGCGTCTGGCTGCGGCGTATTCTGACGTCTCCCGCCATCTGA